GCAACCTATAACATAAAGTGTTTGTAATTTAGAGGAAAAAACCTCAATTGGAAATGACTCAACTTCTGGACAACTCcctaataatttgaaatttacaaGGGAATGCATCCTCTCAGGCAATGACTTCAAATTCAAGCAGAAACTAAAATGAAGCTCTGTCAATTTTGGTGATCCTTCTTTGTTAAAAGATACTAAACTAGGGAACTTACTGATACTAAGAAATCCCAACTTTGGGAACAACTCTAATGGGAAGCACTCAATCTCAAGCCGCTGACATTCCCAAATCTCAAGTTTTGTTAAAGAAGGATGGTGAGTGGACAGGGCCTTCGTTAGGCTGGGGCATCTACGTATGCAGAGCTCTTGCAGGAAAGAAGAGTCTCCTATCCAATTTGGAAATCTCATTTCCCGATAGCCATAAACGGAGAGACTTTTTAAATTTACACGTGGCTGTAGTTTTTCAAGTACTTGTTCTTGCAAAGAATCATTCCAGCTTAATTCCAACTTCTTGAGATGCTCATTACCCTTCAAAACGACTTCCAAAGCATCTGAAGCATAAGTGACATTTTGAAGATTCCTTACACAGTTTTCCACGCAGATGCTGAAGCTCCCCTAACTCTTCAATACCACACCCATTCTGCTttcccacaaaaaaaatcagttagtTTTCGAAGCTTTCTTGATTTGTCTAGGAAAATAATTTGTATGGATCCTTACATGCATAATAtttcttccttaaaaaaaatgaaggatggCCTGATTGAGAAGCCAAGTCGTGGGAAGAGGTACTTGGGAAGAGGATATGGCCTTGGATTACAGTCAAGTTCATTAACAGCTTATTACTCTTGAGAAtagtttcaaaaccatgaagtTGTGCCACTTCACCACAAGCTGATCAGCGTCGATTGGCACTTGAAAaagagaatttaattttatgatagcATCAATATCTGTACAAGCTATAATGGTAGATTACTGATCAAAGGAATTCAAAAGATGATAATCCAACGTATGAGAGCAGATACAGAAGAGTTGTAATCCACGACATTTTTCGTGTTTGCAAATCAAATGTGAATGGGAAGAGTATTTCTATGTGTTCATGGATTCCAATCCGAGTTAAGATACAAAATTCCAATAAGTAACTAAAGCCCTGATCTAACTTGGATAGATCATTGATTCTTGTTGCCGCATCTGCTTGGCCATCCCTTGAGGGCTTGGCATCTCCTCTTCTGGACAGTAGCTGATGTTTGCTGTGACCAAGGAATATCTCTCCTCCAAGTGTTGAGATTTCTTTTTACAAATTTCCGGCAAGAAACAGAAGTTTGTTGTAATCAGTAATCTTAAGCAGTCTTCCAAGCTTGGCTTGTGCAATGCTTTCATTTTGACACGGTGAGACTCGAAATGAATGTGCATTTGCAAAATTGATTGTTCCTCTTCTCCTCAGGAAACTACATAGaggagaaaatacaaaaaagtgaGCTCATAAGGTAAAAGAATATGATGTAAAGTGGAACTATGGATGGATGGAAGTTGTCATGAGCAGACTATAAAATGGAAAACAAGTTTTGGCCCCTATACCTTCAATGGACTTTGAAATCTTTTTGCAACAAGACAAAGAAATGAGACTGATATGTGTTATTAAATCGAGCCTTGGAAGTTCCTATCCTTAAGAGGTAGTTCATGAAAGGTGAAACAGGCAGAACGCTGTTACATTATCAGTCCAACAATGTAGTTGTAAGAACTCTGCTGAGGAATATTGACCAAATTTGCTTATAaagggttattttttttgtcatactAAGTTCTATGGAAATGTTGGAACTCTCAAAGACAGGGTGGAGGGATTAGAGGCATTCTTAGAAAGTGAAGGCAGGAGGCAGCTCACGAAGGCTCACCCTGGAAAATACTGGCTAGTATTTATTTCAATAAGAATCAACATAAGAGAATCTTCATAGCCCCTTGCCGGAAAATCCAGTCATATCAGCATCCAGGTCATAACGCAAAAACAACATTCATAGCATCATCTGGGGAAAGAGTTCAAAATTCAGTTATATGAACACTAATCTTAATCAAATAGCAAAGCGATTCctcaatgaacaaaataaacacAGCACTACGTTATATAAGCAGATAAGATGATCATAGAGAGTTTTAGCATCTCTGAAGAAAGCAAATGGCTATGATGCACTGTTACCTTTATGGCAGAAAAGGACTATTTAGGATAATAGCAAGCCATGCTGAAGGATCACCACAGAAAATCCTGGCAGCCCACCTAAGAAGGTAAatgaaacacaataaaaaaatttgcctGAAACACAATAATCCAGCAATCAAGTCTGGTAAACAACGAAATGTCACAGTTCACCATATAAAATGTTCTTTGAGCAGcacattcaatttttatatatatatatatatatatatatagctgcaTATAGGAATACAAGATCGAAATACAAAGTCAAGAACAAGTACAAAATAATGACCCAGCAATTTAGATCAAGGCAATCGAAGCTTACTTGAGCAGAGACAGTTTGCACTAATAGACAATTAGGAAAATTCCAACGATGCGCACGAGGGCCCCTACTTTCCTCAAATAAACTCGATCTGAAGTTCAAAAGGAATATAGTTTCACATTTGAAAGTATGAAAGCATACGCAAGCTTCCTTCTCCTCGTTGCTCTTTTGGACCAGAACCCCTTCCGAGACATGCCAAGCAttgcaaaattaaaagtatatatGCAAGTCCTTCTGGAAGGCACTTGGGAAGATAGTACCCAACAGAATAGAAAATAACCCTAGTCATCTGTAGATGCAATTTATCAGAATAAACCAAGTAGAGATCAGAGAAACTCTTGAACCAAATCAGAGAGTTCTGCAAATACTTTTGAGTTTCAACGTTTGATGCTTAAATTAATGCAAGGATACAGAACAACGGATGATGATATCAACATCAAGAAAAATGGATGGCTATGCAAAGCAGAGTACATGGACCACTTGAACCTTTTGTGTGCTGATAAGTTGTTTTATTTCCCATTTATAGTTGTGAAGTAGTTCCTCAGACCGCCTAGAAACCCAACAGATAGGCAATGAACAACGTGATAAAATCATTTGTGGTAAAAGTAAATTGATTCTCTCAatgacaacaaaaacaattaaggattgatcttaagaaaattaaatgcaaaCATGATAATACAGGATGTTACGTGAATAATATGTTCTTTTCATGCATTTAGTACAAGCAATAACAATCAGTTGAATTTTCTTGGGGCCAACATTTTAGTTATCCTAGATTCATAGCCGATATTGACACTTGTAATTTGGATTGCAGAACAAAAGGATCAAAATCCTGCTtgtaaattaataacaaaatgtACTCTGAAATAGTGATTAATCACTTGCTAAAaggaaaataacttaaaaatagcAATACCTCATCAAGttggattaaattgattttcttccTGATGTCATATATTCTGGATATCTGATGTATTTTGGGACCTTCCTCAGCTCCCTTTCACACTCCTTTTCCAGCAAAGGACATTGCCAGATAGTTAGAGAAGAAATGGAGGGGGGCAGCCCCTCTTCTGGCATGGAAACCTCCATGCAGTTCATAATTATCAACTCTCTAAGAGAGGTGAGGTGTTGAAGTCCCTTGTAGTCAAgagatttgagatttttatgtgTCCTGATTTCAAGACGGGTAAGGCTTGAGGGCAGTAGCGTCTCCTCAGGGAAGCACtccaaaacatcattttctgcAATTGAAAATCTTGAAAGAACATGGAGTGATTGCAAATCCCATTGTGCGCGGCCTGCAATGAGTTTGTCGCAACCCCAAATAGCAAGTCCTTTAAGTTTGGAGGGCAAACCCCCTACTGGAAATGACTCGAGTTTCGGACAATGAAATATGGACAATTTCTCAAGGGAAGGTAGAAGTGAATGCATATTCAGGCAATGACTTCAAATTTGAACAACTCCATAACTGAAACTCTTTCAAATTTGGGGCAAGGGGTATTCGTTTGCTGAAAGATACTAAATTAGGACAACTACCAATAGTAAGAGATTCTAATTTAGGGAACAACTCTAATGGGAAAAACTCGATCTCAAACTGCTCACATGCCCTGATATCAAGTTTGGTTAAAGATGGAAAGTGAGTAAAGAGGGCCTTCTTCAGGTTGGGGCAGCTTCTGATGTAAAGCTCTTGGAGGAGAGGAAGAGAGGAGTTCCCAACCCAATCTGGAAATCTTGTACCTCCATACCCATTAATGGTGAGAATTTTGACATTCACAGGAGGTTGTAGCTGCTCAAGTACCCTTTCATGGACGAGTGGATTATCCATATCACAATCCCATACTAACTCCAACTTCTCAAGATGCTCTTTACCCTTCAAATTCGCTTCAAAAGAATCTCGAGCATCTGTGACATTTTGAAGATTCCAAATAGAAAGATCACCCGATAGATGCTGAAGCTTTCCCAACTCTTTAATGTTAGAGCCACTTTGTTTTCCGATAAAGAAATCAGTTAATTTTCGAAGCTTTGTTAGTTTACCCATTTGCAGTGGCATCTCTGGCAATTTTGTGTGTTGAAGATCAAGATGACGCAAGTTGATCAAGCTTCTCATGTTAACTGGCAACTCAACAAGCTTAACACAAAAGTGCAAGTTCAAAATTTCCAAATTATACAGACTGCACATTGATTCAGGGAGCCTTATAATCTTTGTACGAGAGAGATCAAGATACCGTAGATGCTTCAAGTTGCAAATTGAATTAGGCAACACAGATATATCATGAAAGGGGTGCAAAGATAGCACTCTGAGGCACTTGAGTGCAGGCAATAAATTACTTATTACCTCAACTTGTTGTATCATGTGTTTAGGCCAACCACTGGGACATAGCAAGGTGCGCAGCAATTGGGGGTTCTTGATCGCCTTGAATGTCTGATAAGAGTCATCTTTTGTTGCTCTGTATGATAAATGGCGAGTCCTTTCAGTAGTCTTGCTTGAATCATCACCTTCTAGCCTGAAGCAAAAATCTCCGGATGCAAATCTAGCTAAATCGTTAATGAGGTCATGCATTACGAATAATGATGAACTGAGACTTGATTGCTGAAAAAATGACCTTGCCACAAGCTCATTGAAGTACTCATAGCCTATTTCTTCCATCTCATTATTTCTTCTGGGTTCCACCAAAAAGCCTTCTGCCATCCATAAAAGGACTATCTCCTCCCTTGTGAATTTATAACCCTTCGGAATTATCGCGCAGTAAGAAAAGCATCGTTTTAAATGAGATGGGAGATAATGATAACTCAGCCGCAGAGGTGACAGAATGTTGTCATTTGGCAATTCCCAAAAATTGCTCTTTAATATCTTCATCCACTCATTCATAGCTCTTTTGGAGCACAGGAGACTCCCAAGTGTTTTTGCAGCCAAAGGCAGGCCGTTGCACTTCCTCGCTATCTGTCTGCCAATTAATTCCAGCTCTGGATGGGCAGTGAAATTTCCACCATCAAATGCATGTTTTGACAACACCAACCAACAATCATCGTCAGATAACTTCTTTATATGATGAGTTGAAACAGAAGAAATGATCGATGCTACGTTTTCATTGCGCGTTGTCACGATAATTTTACTTCCCTGTCTCACGGACATGAAAGGTTTCAGTAAAAATTCCCACTGAGATTGGTTATCGCTCCAAACATCGTCTAGAACAAGCGATAGTTTGTTCCCTGACAATTTCTTCTCTAGCTCGCAATGGAGTTGATCTTCAGTCATGTTGTCACAGTTCATCGAACCAACCCCCTTCAGAATATCTTTTGTTACTTTGAGAACATCGAATTCTTCCGAAACATAAACCCAGGCTTTGAGATCAAACGAGCTCTTCTGGCTTCTGTCGTTGGAAACAACAATTTCTTTATAGAGAAGCTGAGCAAGGGTGGTTTTACCAACCCCTCCCATACCCACTATCGAAATCACATCTAGGTGCCTGCCTTTTGTATCATCTGATAGCAGCAACTTCATTATGGCTTCTTTTTCAGCGTCCCTTCCATAAACTCCAGATTCATCTACCAGAGAAGAAGTCGGTGTTATCTGCGACGATGGTTTCTCCCCAATGCGCTCTATCAGACCAAGAACATCCTTTTGTCCCACCAACTCTTCTAAACTTCGAAGGATCTTTTCCAAGTCTATTTGCACCTCTCTCACCCCCTTTCTACATGGATTAAGAGAAGCGAGAAAGCTTCGAAGCTGATCCGTGCAGGTCTGACTTCGAGATTCACCTTCCAACTTCAACCGCAAAGCTTTATAAGCAATCTCATCCAAGAAGTCATCAGCTTGATAGACAGCATCCTTAAGCTCATCAAGCCACTCTTTCACAGCTGCATCAGTGATCTGCTTCTCCTCTGCGTCATTGAGCAGTTTACTAACAGACCTCATCCTTGCCTTCAACTTCTTCAATTCTTCATCGTCGATTTTTTGGCTCTTGAAGAAGTCCCTAACCGCAGGAGAAACTATCCTCTCCATCAAAACTTCAAGGACTGCAGCAAGAATTGATTCTCCAATCACTGCGAGAGCCATTTCCCCTGTTTACAAAtctttacaaataataaatattcagCGAAGCCAAAAGAACCAGAAAGAACAAGTACACAAGATTATGCAGCAGGCATTCGAATCAAGACATCAATcaactcaatcttttttttcattaaaattattcaacttCATGATATTTCGTTAAAtaactcatcaaaataaaaagattaaggcTATGTAACATCAATTCACATAATTCATACttccaaaaaatcaaatatcctaaagaaccaaaaaaataaattgaaataccCCAAACCCAGAACACGAAAATCCTTATTATGGgttctttaatatatacatagctgcagaaaagaaagcaaaattgggatgaaaaaaattcaagaacaagGAGAAAAGATTGAGCCAACAAAGGAAGTCAAGGACACAGAGCTTACTTGAGCCGACAGCATGCAGCAGTATTTACTATTTAGgtgaaaatgaaggaaaattCCAAGGATGAGTGATGAACGGAATTCTGATTTAGTGCCCGTTTGGGGCTGAGGTCCAACCTGCTTTTggagaaattttgaatttgttttttttttttgttaaaattaagtatggtttgtactttttggatcgttttgatgtactgatatcaaaaatgatttttaaaaaatgaaaaaacattattggcatgctttttgacacgaaaagctatttaaaaagcaacagctaccacactctcaatCATCCTCTTAATAAAGTAAAGTCAGTTGTGTGACGCAGAGATTATACATTTTCAGACATGAGAGCAGAAAAAGTTGACAACAACGGTCGATGTCAGTTTCTGAAGCTGTATATACGCCAGCCAAAAGATGTAGAGAAGAAAAGGTCAATCATCCCTGTacttttttgaaatgttttggtTGGGTCCCTCTACTGTTCTGTggtttaatttagtccttgtaTATTATGTAATATCTGTGATTTGGTCCTTCTGTAAAAGTTTACCTTTGTATTGTatttgggaaaaaaaacagGGAGGAATGAAAATGAGAAGAATAAAAGTGCGAGGAaggaaaatattagaaaagaaaatgattttcctCACTGAGTTTGGAAGGGGTAAATTTGGAAGGAAGGAAAATGGAGGGGTTttgtaaaattacaattttatcctttcactttttttcttttggtctaGAAAGTTTTGCGAAAttctttaaataagaaaattgtGATTTGAATGGGAGTAACTTTATgataaaagaagagagagaagaaaagagtcGTTTCATAtaataagctttttttttccttgataattaatatatatatatatatatattgttagaatatttatttaaaaataataactaataatataaatttttttaattattaaaattttattgacttaTCTATTTTAATggtacaataaaatttaaaaggttaacaTTAATATAATTGATGAGCTAAcgtttatgattaaattaatttattatatttagttattttaaatatatttagtaattgatttatttattgagtgtgtgtgtgtgtggatgaCATGTTTTTaggataataatatataatctttttcatcatcaaaacttttaaaaatacttttgtatttttgtcAATTATAAATCTCAACACATaatttaacatcttttttttatatatattcctcTCATATTTTATTGCATTTCCTTTTTCATACTTTATTAATTTAGTTAGAAAATGGTGATTTAATGgttttggagattttttttctacattaaaaaattctGTATCTTGAGAAATaagcatattatatatataattaatataaaggggttgttttctatttaaaagATAACACTTCTTGTAAACCtttattcttttcatatttacttttagtttttattttcattattgattttggctgttaatttaaatattaaaaaggaaacaacaatcgtaattgtatttattttctaactctttcaaatatctttaatttcctaatatatatatatatatatatatatatttggagtgaaaaatatgattttgttgTGAATAAGCATAGTCATACAAATAagggtaaaaatatatttctaatcactttttatttatacacGCAGCAATGTCTTCGCTCCCTTCATCTAGAGAAACCAATCACCACAACATATTCCTCGTAATTCTTAAATATTAGAATTAGAGATcaaatatagaattttttacatattcattatttattggataaaatattaaatatctataaactatttataaaattttgtattCACATGAGTATCTATTActtcattattatatatagtattcactaaaatataaaatagttgatatatatatatatatatatatatatatatatattgaagtatatgataaaattataaatattatacatatatgaatgttttatgttaatattaggatatgtatatatcatattgtattaaaaaaaatctaaatattatacatatatatttatggGTGGGTTTCagattacaaaaatatttttcaatttattttctattatactatcaaatatcaaaaaataatttattttcttgaaatccactttcttgaaatttattttctaaaaaaaaatacttttcaacaaATAAACCAACCTTAATCCTTTCTGTTGATTGTGCGAAGGATGATGCTCCAATAATTATTAGTAGATTTGCAAGTGCCTGCTCTCTTGAGTGACATTGGCCACTTTCACTTTGAATTGTGATTccaattttatattatctttttttttgtatctatttcttttatgaaaGTAAATTTCAAGAATAACTAATAAGGTATATTACTAGTTACTCCTTGTCttgtttaaattgttttttttttttttaagaagcaaGTTATGTAACGAATTTGAACCAAAATCCAGTGAAAATTACTTTGTTCTAACCACAAATGTTAAAATGAGAAAAGTACAATACTaatcaaatcaacttaaaaaaataattatagcaaaaaaatatattgaaatagaaTGATGACAAAGAACATATGTAAGTGGAAAGTTCACAGTGAGTCATAGCTGAGGGAGCAAGCAGATCAATTTTATCCTGTGCATATCGTTCTGGAAAGAAGGAAGGGTGGCAGAGCCTTCATGAACTGTAAGTAGAAAGATGGATTTGGATCCTGCCAAAAATAAGCATAGAATTAATAGTGGAACTTGACAAATTGTAACTGAAAATGCCTTTGAttactgaaaagaaaataaactatttagTAGCAATACCTCAATATGTTGGACGATTGAAAGAATGTGATTTATGTATTAGCTCCTTTAACTGCTAATATATTCTTTGCTGTGCTGATGTCTATGTCAGGAATGTGAGAAATCTTGGGCCAATCTTTACCTTTCTCCCTTTCACAACTTTCACCCAGCATAGGACAACTGTTAATTACAAGAGAAGAAAGGGAGGAGGGCAACCCTTCTTCTGGCATTGACTCAATCAGAGGGCAGTCCCATATTTCCAATTCTCTAAGAGAGGTAAGGTCAAGGGCGGACGCATGCTGAGGGCTAGGGTGGGCTCTAGCCTAGgtaaagattttattaatatattttaactgttttatataaaaacaattcataatttttaattgaattatcaaaaattctaaaaatttgcgTAGAAGCCTTGTAATATAATACTTTAACTTGGGGTTagaatttcagaattttttggagaaattcagaaatttgatgaaaaatcacaaatttgactgatttttatgttattggacgtaattttCAATATGACTAtcagattgagctgaaattttacaagaaatcttaaaatatatcgaaataaaatctggttaaaattttaggatgaacggagcttggtagtgctaacaaaaaaaaagtcaaataaaagcaaaacaactcattaagggtaaaatgattatttatcattaaaaaataaaacaaatcaattcttccttccttttatatgttgctgACTGGGCAGAAgcagaatagaaaagaaaagaaaagaaaaggcaagagaaaaagagagaaaagtaaggaaaaaaaacataaaaacaatcccaagaaaaaaagaaaaaaaaaaagagaagaataaccttgtaaacttacaaagtctaacttataaaacactaatctaaagaagaataaagtgaaggaaggaggaattgagagattgaaaaattttaaattactttgtttccagttgacatgagattgttattttatcccaGTTAAGGGGTTGTTATAATAACAATTCAGATTCGATtgtagataaattatatttcataaaacatcaAAGGATGTAATTTCAATAGTAagtttctttttactttttacttcaattttatgtatttttaaatttgttttttaatattttaaataatatatttgaattaaaattttaatgttaactttaaaaattcatatttatgagttaataattaatcttatatatatatatatataaatagccCAGAGTAGAAAAAATTCTTGGCTCCGTCCTTGGGTGAGGTGTTGCAGCCTTGGAAGAGATTTCAGCATGGAACAACTGTGAATTTCAAGAGAAGAAAGGGAGGAGGGCAACCCTTCTTCTGGAATTGACTCAATCAGAGGGCAGCCCCATATAGCCAATTCTTCAAGAGAGGTGAGGTGTTGAAGCCTTGGAAGAGATTTCAGCATAGGACAACTGTAAATttgaagagaagaaagggaGGAGGGCAACCCTTCTTCTGACATTGACTCAATCAGAGGGCAGTCACTTATATACAAATGGTTAAGGGATGGGAGGAGGGAATGCATACTCTCAGGCAACTGCTTCAGGTTGCTGCAACCTTCTAAACGAAGTACTCTCAAGACTGGAGCAGGTAACCCTCCTTTGGGAAATGAAACTAATTTAGGGCAGTCCCGGATTTCCAAATAATCGAGAGAGTTGAGATCATTGAGAGGTCTTTCATGTGCACATAGTGATTCCAGATCTGGACAGTCAGATATACAAAGATCATTTAACTTGGGGAGCAAGTCCAGTGTGACACATTTGAGAGAAGCACAGTCATTGATTGTAATTTCCCCTAAATCAGAGGGTGAACAACCCATTTGATCAATTTCCTCGGGTAGGGACTCTAGGGAGTGGCATCCACAAACATCGAGAGAGAGCAACCTAGGAAACCTAGGAAGTGCAGTCGCGAGCTGCTCACATCCTTCAATTATAAGTGATGTTAAACGGGGAAGGTTGTGACCAGGTAGGGCCTTTGTAAGGTTCGGGCATTTTTTGATTGAAAGAACCTCAAGAAGAGGGAAGGCTTCCCGGCTGCCTTCGTCTGAAATCCACTCCCGCCACTCTGGCATCCATTCAAACCGTAATGTTTTGAGGGATTTAAATGGCTTCTCCTTAGCAGTACAATTCCCATAGAACTCAGAGCCCACAGTCACAACTTTATAAAATGCTTTAATTGAGAGTTCCTCTAAAGAAGCTAATTGCCCGAGCGGTGGTATGAAGGTGCAGTTTTTACATCTACTGAGCTTCAAGGACACTATTTTTGAGAAAGAGGACTTTCCTACCCAGTCCGGAAACCTTCTACCTCCATAACCATCAATCTCAAGATCCTTCACCTTTCTATTTGGCTCTAATTTCTCAAGTGTGCTTCTTACGTGTTGCGGGTCATGAGTATCGCCATCCCATGTAAACCTCAGCTTATCAAGGTGCATTTTACCTTCCAAATTTGCCTCATCAGCATCCCGAGCATCCACCACATTTTGAAGGTTCCTAATATGAAGTTCTCCCCGTAGATGTTGTAGCTTTCCCAATTCTCTGAAGCTAGTCTCACTCTGTCTTCCCACGAGAAAGTCAGTCAACGTTTGGAGCTTTGTCAGTCGACCTATATGTTGTAGCATCTCTTTCAAAGGCGTGTCTGAGATGTTAAGATACCGCAAGTTGATTAACCTTTCCAGAGATTCAGGCAACCTTTTGATTCTTGTTCCTTCAAGATTCAGATGTCGTAAATACTTCAAATTTCCAAGATCAGGTAGACTAGCAAGTTGTTGGCAACCTTTCAAGATCAACGTTTGCAAATTGAGAAGAGCACTCACTTCAGGCAACGTTACAAACTCTGAGTGAGAGATATCCAAATACCGCAAATGCTTCATCTTAGCTGCATATCTACATTCAGACATGATTAGcatgttggtgggagaaaccactggtggtggctttgaaacactcagaggggataaaacacactggttttattacaaaatccgaagcttacaaataacacaaaataaaaacttaatacacgccctctctctctctctttctctttcaagtgtttctctctattctctccacAAACAAgttcccatccttctttcaccataaaCCATCAGaacatctctactcgtaatcaccttctttgtgatgg
This region of Populus alba chromosome 3, ASM523922v2, whole genome shotgun sequence genomic DNA includes:
- the LOC140955447 gene encoding putative disease resistance RPP13-like protein 1 encodes the protein SATDLPNEDILPALRLSYLYLPPHLKQCFAYCAIFPKDYEFQKDDLVLQWMAEGFLVHSVDDEMEKAGAECFDDLLSRSFFQQSSSSFVQSFVMHDLMHDLATHVSGQFCFSSRLGVNNSSKATRRARHFSLVGVFSSTGTSTILENIREAQLLRTFQIFPRYFCSPPAEIYKEIFQSTLGRLRVYAAKMKHLRYLDISHSEFVTLPEVSALLNLQTLILKGCQQLASLPDLGNLKYLRHLNLEGTRIKRLPESLERLINLRYLNISDTPLKEMLQHIGRLTKLQTLTDFLVGRQSETSFRELGKLQHLRGELHIRNLQNVVDARDADEANLEGKMHLDKLRFTWDGDTHDPQHVRSTLEKLEPNRKVKDLEIDGYGGRRFPDWVGKSSFSKIVSLKLSRCKNCTFIPPLGQLASLEELSIKAFYKVVTVGSEFYGNCTAKEKPFKSLKTLRFEWMPEWREWISDEGSREAFPLLEVLSIKKCPNLTKALPGHNLPRLTSLIIEGCEQLATALPRFPRLLSLDVCGCHSLESLPEEIDQMGCSPSDLGEITINDCASLKCVTLDLLPKLNDLCISDCPDLESLCAHERPLNDLNSLDYLEIRDCPKLVSFPKGGLPAPVLRVLRLEGCSNLKQLPESMHSLLPSLNHLYISDCPLIESMSEEGLPSSLSSLQIYSCPMLKSLPRLQHLTSLEELAIWGCPLIESIPEEGLPSSLSSLEIHSCSMLKSLPRLQHLTQGRKLEIWDCPLIESMPEEGLPSSLSSLVINSCPMLGESCEREKGKDWPKISHIPDIDISTAK